The nucleotide sequence AACGTAACACTTGAATTATTATAGAAaagaataccatattttctcgcgtatacgccatatttgtcacaaaaaaaatgactaaattgagggtacggcttatatgcgcacaaattggacttgacatgcactaaaatgtaaggtgacaaagacaaaacaccataacataagacaatgcggcccatatggtcatttatttcaaaatagagaaaagatgaaacataaaacgctaaactagatttattttgacgtctaagaATGAAACAACACCCTTTTGggatgtgcaatccagcaatcgattcaaaaagtatctcagaaataccatgtgcgatgatttttctcaagattttccccttcaaaataacacatttgtactccatattaaaaccatgataatggaggtgaaaattgtgaaacgggggcggcttatacgagggaaattatAAAATTCCACAATtgtaaggccattttaagggtgtggcttatgcGCGGGGCAggttatatgcgagaaattatcaaattcaacaattttaagggtgtggcttatacgcggaggtggctaatatgcgagaaaaaaaacGGTAACACCTGAATTATTACAGCAAAGAATAGCTTTCAATTTTCAGTGTAAATAAATATGACTGCTTGCCTGGACAGAATTCAAAGGTGCACATTCTGGACACGGAGGGTTTCGAGACCACCTTTGGCCCCAAATCTCAGAGGAAGAAGCCCAGTCATATGTTCACAGATGTTAAGGAGCTGTTGGACCAAGCTGAAGCGTCGTCCAATAGCTACAATGCTGACAAGGACAAAGACCTGGTGACCGAGGACACGGGAATTCGGTAAGGACGGCCGGCCGGCTCCTATTGGTTGTCAGTAAAATACTTTTATGTacaatagataaataaattctTGCAACAGGGATGTCGTTCGTGAGGAGATCTTTAAAAAGGGTCAATCCAAGAGGATTTGGGGAGAACTGTACAAGGTCTGGTTTGGTTGAAATGGCCGTTTTTTACTACGCGATTGcggatttgccatttttttgacTCCTCCCCCGACCGATGCAGGTCATCGACTCGTCAGACGTGGTCATCCAAGTGCTGGACGCCAGGGACCCCATGGGAACCCGCTCGCAGAACATCGAGTCTTACATCAAGAAGGAGAAGTCGTGGAAGCACTTGATCTTTGTGCTCAATAAGTGCGACCTCATCCCCACTTGGGTCAccgtaagattttttttgtctccccgtagagcacgggtgtcaaagtggcggcccgggagccaaatctggcccacttgatgagtgctgactttctgttttgggatcaagtctaaatgaaaattatagatgtttattatatttcatgatttttccctttttgaatcaataattgcaagtttttggttcaaaatgcattttgtaaaatctaaaaatagacaaatattttcagttttccactttaatattgaacatataattttttttgctatcttttgaaatgaaaaacaaattattaaaacacgtttcccttactaagaaaaaaaaatcaaacattgttttagatctataaaaatggaatatttagggcttttgatccagttcttatatatatatatatatatatataaataaaatagggAGATATTTCcgtggcgcagggcacattttcatatgctttattcattttgtgtttcctcacatttttcatacaaaattggtatactttgaccaattttaaagggtctagTTGGTAGTTGGGTGAGCACAGTGgaatgaatgagagaatttacatataaagtacacctctacttacgaaattttcaagttacgaaaaatgtCTTGGAACCAATAATTttctaagtagaggtatgactgtactgaaTAAAATACTaatcttgtttatttatttattttaaaccagAAACGCTGGGTTGCGGTGTTGTCCCAAGAGTACCCCACGCTAGCTTTCCACGCCAGCCTCACCAACTCGTTCGGTAAAGGCTCCCTTATTCAGCTCCTCCGACAGTTTGGCAAGGTAAATAAACACCAGGCAGAAAAGGCCTTCTCCAAAAAGCCAATTCACGTGAAAACTGACTTTTTCTCCCCCGTCGCAGCTCCACACGGACAAAAAACAAATCAGCGTCGGGTTCATCGGTTACCCGAACGTGGGTAAAAGCTCCGTTATCAACACGCTGCGCTCAAAGAAAGTCTGCAACGTGGCGCCCATCGCTGGAGAAACCAAGGTAAACACGACTTCCTAACTGTTGTTAACATGCTTGAATGTAACAAAAATGGCCGCATTCCAGGTGTGGCAATACATTACGTTGATGAGAAGGATCTTCCTCATTGATTGTCCCGGTGTGGTCTACCCTTCAGATGACAGCGAAACCGATATCGTTCTCAAGGGAGTGGTACGTTTCGCTTGGATTTCCGTTTTATTTTCTCTGTGTCTTCAAATTTGCTACATTTGGTTCCTCTCGCCGCCAAGGTTCAAGTGGAGAAGATCAAGGACCCCGAGGACCACATTAAGGCCGTGCTGGAACGAGCCAAGCCGGAGTACATCCAGAAGACGTACCGCATCCCCTCGTGGAGCTCGCCCGAGGATTTCCTGGAGAAGTTGGCCTTCCGAAGCGGCAAACTTCTGAAGGTCAGAAAATGAggcttgggggaaaaaatgacttcaaattgattgttagAGGATTTGATTCCCTTCACATTAAGATCTTATGTGATCATATTTTATGGCTAGTTGAAATAATCTGCTGAGTTATTTGATGCTGTTTAGCATTTTGAGCTAACTCGTGAAATTTTAATATTTGGAAGATATTTTTAGTCCATGCAGTGTTGCATTTGTAACCATTGGAGCAGTTTTAGTTGTGAATTGACTTTTGCACATTTAAAATGGTTTTGTAATTCAAAATTGAATTtgcatttcattatttattacaGTACATCTTTATTCGTTTATGCTCCCtatttaatattaattatttcccccaacacaaaacattttataGGGGTTTCCATATTGTTATTATAATATTCAGATGTTTCAGGTATTTTTAAATCACTGTTTTCTCCCAAAAATTTGCATATGtagtaattatattttaaacatgATCCTTTTTatcttatgtattattatttttaaacatttaaaataaatccacATCTTTCACATTAAAGATTTATTtatattcaaatatttaaatgtttccattgtttttgttgtcatcTGTTTAAACTTATATTCAATCTACCAATTTTATCACGCAGGGTGGAGAACCGGATCTTCCCACAGTGGCCAAAATGGTGTTGAATGATTGGCAGCGTGGGCGTATCCCTTTCTTTGTGAAACCTCCGGGGCCTGAAGGAGAAGAGGTAAAACCACATCTAGATTGGATTGGCTACTGATTAAAACAGTGGAGTCAAACATGTGGGTCGCGGGCTAGAAGTGGCACGCTAGGGACTCTAATTTGGCCCGCGGCCATTTTGTAGCTCATTTTTACTGTACGTACAGAATTGAATActcaccgtatttactcgcatataagcctcaacccttaaaattgccttaaaatcgtcaaAGTTTACAatttttcgcatataagccgccccttgagtCACaactttcacctccatatttatggttttaatagggagtacaaatgtgttgctttgaagggaaaatcttaagaaaaatcatatttctgagatactgtatgaatcaaaagcacattattagggtcaatatcactaGGAATTAATTGATCCGGTAATGgtggttttcttactgcaaaacagaaaataaccaacaaatagtaaatgttaatttgtctACATCaaatggtgaaaaagagtatagcaacgctgttagtcttgtgcgcatataagcaatgttccctctaagctgcgcgcgtgcgcaactACGCACTActgtcgtcttctctgcgcacagcaaatcatatggagcgcacaaaataaaatcccttttttaaattttttttagctgtgtggccgacgcgcgaaccactcatccgccgggccgcccattcatagatattaatcattacattttattattacttaatcatttatgtgtagtagacatacacttgcttatggcaggtgtgatactggtgtgtgcccatagcgagcaatgatgatgttgctcacaccggtcggtactcagtgtgctcagggaggttgtcttcctgcccagacaaacaaaaaattagagggaacattgcatataagccgtacccttgattcagtcatcatttttttttagttacaaatgcggcctatatatattttttctccacaAAACCGGATGTTTGggagttgtgtgatcaagtgGGCTTTCTGGGCCCCAAAAAACCTCGTCCAGCCCAgatgagatctagttggcatggATGTGGCCCACGTTCCGAGTTTGATTAAGCTTTGTATTTCACCACATACAGATGATGTCAtggtacactttttttttttatttttttttataaggaaCGTGCGCCAGTAAGCGCCGCCCCGGCCGCAGCGGAAAGCGCGCAGGAAGTCCAAACGGAGGCGGAACCCGTCCCCAACGAAGACCAGGAGCAGAAGAAGGAGCAAGTCCAGAAGATCTTGTCCAACGTGCGGCAGAACTTCGGCAAGATCAACGTGGCGCCCGAATTCAACGAGGAGGACCTAATACCCGTGGAGATGCCGGACTTGGACATCTCTGCCTCGGAGGGCGAGGGcgaagaagatgaagatgaggatAAGGATGAGGAAGGAGGAAAAGAGGGGACGGAGGCGGGGGAGGAGAAGTCGGCAGTCCAAGAGAAACCGGACGCCGAAGAGAAGAACTCCAAGAAGGTGATACGGGAGTTGGACGAGAAGATCGCCAAGTATAAGCAGTTCCTGGACCGAGCCAAATCCAAACGCTTCTCCGCCATCAGGTTGGTGAACGCTGACGGGCATCGGTGTCCAATCATTTTGGATCAATCTATCCGTTTTGTGTGTCCTGTCACTGTCCAGACATTAATCCCAAtgctatttattttcattcattttaatataataGTTGTTAAATGAGTGGAAAATAACCTTCCTTGCTTATGtgcttatgtttgtttgtttttatgcagGATACCTAAAGCTGATACAGATCAAGTATTGAAAGGCATCCAACAAGCGCAAAATAAAGGTATGTAATAATCACTATAAATTAGAAAATGATTCATTCGGAGCAGAAAAATAGGGATTTAAATTATTTGTGATTTTGTCCAGATTTTAATACACTTTTAATGCAGggtcaacacacacaaaaatcataGTCAGGTTtgttcaaatgatttttttttaatgtaaaaatcagCAACTAGAGAAGCAGTCTGAGAGAGGAGACTTCAGCCTAAGCAGACATATTCAAAGCATCAAAATAGTTTCTATGTATGAACATTtctcttctcatctcatctacaCTGCAAATGtgagttaaataaaataatccattATCAAGTTATCATAAATTCCTCATAATccccaaaatgtaatcacctcTTCCTGTTTCACTTTACAAAAATATCCTGAAAATTTGATGATCATCCCTTCATTCATTCTCGAGTTATCTTGAACACCAACATACTAACTAACAAACAGCCACACAAAATACATAACCGCCTTCATACACTGGCACCCTCTAGTGGTGTCTGAAAGAATCACTGATTTAATCCAAATGTAGTTGTTATTGAAATTTTTACATGCAAAGCATTTGCGTTAAAAATTGGAGGACttgtagcaaaagtggcttccgtagcgagtttcagcgtggattttcacatttttatgaactttaaaaaatatatatatattttttcataattaatagcggaaaaaatcgCTAAGTAGTGAACTTGTGAAAAGTGaagacgcaataatcgagggattgctGTAATTTTAAAGTTagttaaatgattatttttttactgttggcccttaaaaaaagtaattattcTTGAAtcagccttgttttt is from Stigmatopora argus isolate UIUO_Sarg chromosome 4, RoL_Sarg_1.0, whole genome shotgun sequence and encodes:
- the gnl2 gene encoding nucleolar GTP-binding protein 2 translates to MVKPQFKGKSSINPSASSSNPDRAKTPGSGHLRDRSTIKRLNMYRQKQRCNDRGKVVRPLQYQSTVDPGTVARVEPNIKWFINTRVIKQASLQKFQDEMKAVQNNPYRFVMKSSKVPMTLLHTRIKAHNSKVHILDTEGFETTFGPKSQRKKPSHMFTDVKELLDQAEASSNSYNADKDKDLVTEDTGIRDVVREEIFKKGQSKRIWGELYKVIDSSDVVIQVLDARDPMGTRSQNIESYIKKEKSWKHLIFVLNKCDLIPTWVTKRWVAVLSQEYPTLAFHASLTNSFGKGSLIQLLRQFGKLHTDKKQISVGFIGYPNVGKSSVINTLRSKKVCNVAPIAGETKVWQYITLMRRIFLIDCPGVVYPSDDSETDIVLKGVVQVEKIKDPEDHIKAVLERAKPEYIQKTYRIPSWSSPEDFLEKLAFRSGKLLKGGEPDLPTVAKMVLNDWQRGRIPFFVKPPGPEGEEERAPVSAAPAAAESAQEVQTEAEPVPNEDQEQKKEQVQKILSNVRQNFGKINVAPEFNEEDLIPVEMPDLDISASEGEGEEDEDEDKDEEGGKEGTEAGEEKSAVQEKPDAEEKNSKKVIRELDEKIAKYKQFLDRAKSKRFSAIRIPKADTDQVLKGIQQAQNKAATQRNRKRRADDDDEEAARQPKLTSKKKRALERAQRSKKVGSRYYETHNVKNKNKNKKTIDNQPGTSEGRKAKRAKR